The genomic DNA TAaaactctgtatttttttttatacttttctcTTGAATCATGGTTGCTGATGAATGTAGCAACAAGGTCCTGTCAATGTGCCGTTACCGTTTTCCTGTGATGACCAGTGTTTCTGGGTGCTTTTCCTCAGCTCGTACTGCAATCCCCTTTTttagcacacatacacatatgtagTTAAGTACCTTCACATCCTCTCTTATctcaccacaacaacaacaacacttaACTTTTACTATCTATTGTTTCATTATCATTACTTCACAATAATCAATCACCACTGCTGCACTATCAACACATTAGTCTCACATTCTTCTATGAGTTTGTATTGATTACATTGATTATATCAAGTAATACTTAACTTCAGAGTAGCTTTTAAAATCATTGCTGAAATTAAACTCTTTCCCACATTTTACCTTCCAGTTGTGTGTACTctcactgcagctgctgcagctttttatGCAGTAGACAGGGTTTGTGATGgtccccttttctttctctctctctttctctctcctcaacTTTTTCCTCATGATCCCTCACTACCTAGTTTTCCAAGATTGCGGTCTCCTTCCTAAAGGCCCTGTTAACTTTGGAAGAGTCTGCATTGACATCTGTTTTTTCAGCTTCTTTGACAATGACTAAGACCAATAAAATCTGGTTTTATCTGTTACAGATTGAATAAAAGGCATATATGGGTAGGATCAAAAtccctaaaaaaaaaggaaaatttatataaaataatggaATTTAGTTTGTAAAAGAGAGACAATGTGATGcagctctgcctctctctgtcatCTCTTCATGCTGCACTCTTTGATCAACTGTCACCTCTTTAATCAGGCAGATGTAGCATTTGTGTCTTTGCCAGTTTGGCTTAGACGGTGTACTgtcattactttttttctgctttggtCTGGGATTTTTCGAGATgtaataaagacattaaaattaaatatgtatagTGTAAACATAAGATTTCTTTACCTGTGTTTGTAGTAGTTTTCGGGGTTTCTTAAACACATCAGTTACAAttgtagttttcttttcttttctttcatagaTTGTTCTTGCAGCAGAGTGAACCTTCCCCCGCACCATGTCCCAGGACAAGAGTGGATACCCCATTATGGGTGAGACCAACCCACTCCATAACAACGTCTATGGACCCCCTCAGCCAGGTTTTGGCATGCCCCCTCCCAACTACAGCCAGGCACCTGGGGGACCGTACCCACCAGCAGCTGGCTATGGTCAGCCGGGCTTCGCCCAGGCAGGCCCTGGTTTCGTCCCTGGTCCATACCCACAGATGCCTTACCCTCAGATGCCCTACCCACAGGGACCCTACCCTCAGGGGCCTTACCAGCAAGGACCCACGCAGCCAGGCTTTCCTGGAGAACCCATTGGTGAGTAGTTGAACTAGAGATTAGAATCATTTATTTCTAGGCCACCTTATTATTTGTTAATGGAAACCTGAATGTGTCACATAGGCTGTACGTACATGAGAGGGAACACACCATGTTGTTGTGCTTcataaatttacatttacaaaaaaaacaatgtgctCAGCTAAAGTTGCCTCCAAAGCTTTTCCATTCTGCTCCATAAAGTTGTTTCATTTTTCCATGTGAGAGTCATCGGTTTGGATGGAATTTTCTCCGTAAATGGATTTCCACACTAAATGTGCACGCATGTTTTTATCCAGgtcaacaagaaaacacacagctgaCTCCACTTTAGATCAGACTCCACACAGATGAATGGACAATCAATGAAATGATCAATACTACAATCACATTGTGCTGAAAACATCACAGACATGTGTCCGCCCAGATtttgtcagttgtttttttaacccttaatTGTCTTTCTGTCGTTGTTTGCCAGCACCTGCAGGCAGCcctggttaccatggtgatgtgCCTCCATCTTACTACGACAATGATGAGTTCACCAACTCTGGCTTTGAAGACAAAACCATCCGACGAGCCTTCATCAGAAAAGTACGTTCTTCATCTGTGTCTAAtaggtaaaataaataataaagaaccAATATGGTGTGTAATATAAGCCACATTTATCTCCAACACCACCACTTCTCCCCCAGGTCTTCATGGTTCTCACAGTGCAGCTGCTGGTCACATTCTCATTTGTTGCCGTCTTCACCTTTGTGGATGATGCCAAGGATTTTGTGAGGCGTAATACATGGACATACTACGTGTCCTATGCAGTCTTCTTTGTGTCTCTGATCGTCCTCAGCTGCTGTGGAGAGTTCCGCCGTAAGCACCCCTGGAACTTGGTTGCACTGGTAAGAACAACAAATAATAAGTAAGCATGAATTACACATCATGATAGCTGGTTTATTCAGTAACTAAACTAATTCAGTTTCTAAATTTCTAAAAACAGACCAAATGTTAAAAGCTTCAAAAGTGCGTAATTTCTAAGAGCACTTTAAACTTGTCATCTAAATCAAATAAGTGTAACAAATGTCTTAACaatgatgtgtgtttttcttgcagtCCATCCTGACCCTGAGCCTCTCCTACATGGTGGGAATGATAGCCAGCTTCTATAACACAGAGACGGTCATCATAGCTGTGGGCATCACTGCTGTGGTCTGCTTCACTGTCGTCATCTTCTCACTACAGGtccgcacacacaaacagccactttaataaatacatttaaatgtccacacacgcacacagacaacGTCATCcctctgtttcttcttttatttttcaactaCCAGGGAAGAAAAGTTTCGTTTGATTAGTTTTTGACATTGCTTTGTTCAGCCTAGTTCATTCCACACACTGTACTCGCATTGTTTATTAGCGGCTAGTGAAATTGGTTCATAgcactaaatatataaaaatataggtactgaaaatattataaatagcTATTACTGCCATTACTCTTTCTCAGTccctgttttctctccttttttattaCAGACCAAGTATGACTTCACTTCCTGTTGGGGCGTACTGTTTGTTTGCCTGATCGTGCTGTTGGTCTTCTCCATCCTCTGCATCTTCATCCGCAGCAACATCTTGCACATCGTCTATGCCTCATTGGGGGCACTTCTGTTCACCTGCGTAAGTTTCACACTCgggtttccttttttttctcctttctttttttaaattgatttttcaaaaacaacaacattatcaaaacaacaaaagtcacaGTAATGGCATGACAATGAATTAGGTTTTtaggaataaaatgaaaaactgtaTATGTATGATAACTGTATACACAAACCCAACTAAATAGGTACAAATGAATGGGGGTTGGAGTCGTAGGTAATGAGACTGTTGATAACTAGGGCATTAACTAACTGCTTAGAAACTGGTATTGTGTAAAGTAATCTAATCcaagaaataaatgtattaccAAACTCAAATCTTTTAAGAATATTAAGTAATATCTCTACTCCACCctatttaaaagctttttcctAGTCCATAGAAATGAATACCTCTGGAACTGGAGAGTCTGAGGGGTGATAGATATTGAtccttacatttaaaaaaaaaaaaaaatctatttttaatgaaaaccCAATGTATTATTGTCCATTGCTGTTTTGGGATCAGTGAAAAAGCATTTGGCTTCCCCATGTAGAGCGACTTGGAACTTAGCAGCATATCAAAATCCAAAACGGGCTCCCTTGATCTCGCAGAGTAGCTTTTGGCAGCTATCCCAGAGAGCCACTCTCTTCTTGGCTTCAATGCGGTGAGATCCGggaacaggaacaggaacaACTTTCATCCGTTACATATCAACTGGTGGTGAATAAGCTCACGTATATGGACAAAGTGGAACCTGATCACAAAGGGCCTAGGTGGCTGATTTGGTTTTGGTTGTAGTGTGTGGTACGCCCTTTTTAACAGGAGCTTCTCATCCAAGCCAAACTGGAGTCTGAAGACTATTGTTTCAAGATCTATAACCACATCACTTGTTGCAGTTGCAGATTATTCAGCTTCTATCAAGCGACATTCATGATGGCTGAAGAAGATGAGTCTTGGTAGAGATGTCTGACTGTAATCCATTGACCACTGATTCTATTGTAGTGCAAATGTCAGTTTTTAGGGTGTCCAGAGCTTTTGTGAACAGGTCAGGTTTTAAACTATCATCTGCTCGTGAATTCCTGGCTTCTGCCTCATCAGAAAAGGAATTGGCTCCACCGTGGAAGCTTTTAATTACTTGAAGAAGGCATGTGTCTTCTAATTCTTTCCACTTAGACTTTAACCAATTGTATAAACTTtgactgtgtttaaatgtgagATTAATCAAATATACGTATACAAATACACTAAACAAAATTAAAGTATCACTTGATGAAGTTTGCGTGCAGTGTGTCTAAATTGCTTCAACTGGAGACacacagtttttgttgttgtttatgtcaaaatgatgaaaaggTGCATTTTAACTCTCCTGTAGGGTAATTAGATGTTTGTGGTAGTGGTGTCCAGTAGTCTGGACTCAGTTACCAGACAGCCGTCACCATTGGCGCACACAGCTGGTTTTCCAGCTCCCAGTGAACTCTATTCTGCTCAATAAAAGATAATTACATCTGCAGAATGTtaaagagcaaaacaaaaaaaagaataatgatAACAAGCGGAAAGTAGGTCACTAACTTTATATAACTATCATGCATTCATGGTCTGAGTGCGCAGACCCCACAAAAAGTAGAATTTACCTTGTGGGGATGTGATGGGGTGAATATAAAAGACTATGAAAGGCTAATTCTCGGACCTGGTAGGAGAGGTGGCTCAATCAGCCTTGAATATACCAGTGTTAAAAGGGTACAGGCAAAGTACATGTAGGTGGTGTGTGACCAAGTTGAGTTTTTAGAGTAAAAGGGAAACCCAAGAAAGCATTTCAGAGTTGTTAATAAGTATGAATCCAACATAACCTCCATATTGTCTCAAAGCCTTGAGACTGAATAGAAATGACAGTTTACTCTTTTATACGCCTGGAAATCTGTCTCATCCCATTTACTACAAGCTGGAATATGCTTACTGAAAAAACGTATATACAGTGTGGATCATATGTGTTGCTTCTGTTTTATGGACTTGATTTATGTCATTAACAGATATATTTGATGGATGTTACCACAGTATCTGTTTTGATACCTGtaaagaatacattttcagctttgaTGTGAGGTGTGGATGTCTTTTGAAATAACTAATGccatccttttttcttctctgcagtTTTTGGCTGTGGACACTCAGCTCCTCCTGGGCAACAAGAAGCTGGCCCTGAGTCCAGAGGAGTATGTTTTTGCTGCCCTCAACCTCTACACTgacatcatcaacattttcctCTACATCCTGGCTATTGTGGGACGCACCCGTGACTAAAGCTGCACCTTAGAGAAAACAGAATGGAGATGGAGGATGCCTCCCTCCATTGTGACACATTGCTAACATTGCCAGTTATCTCtgatttttttcaactttttctcccccccccccccccccatgataCTCTTTGTTTCCTCTCCAATCATATGCACAGTTCAAGTTTTTAAGCAGGTAGTTGAGCTGTGGATGTCATAAAATGCAGCTGAGAGCGTCATGATCTGCCTCTCTTTTTCTGAATTTTGAACACTGCTTGCTCTAACTGTCCTCTGCTTCTACTAACACGGACGTCCACATTATCTAAAACCTCAACTTCAAGTTTGACTTGCCacataaagtttaaaaaaaaatgttattctgtGGGTGCTTGGCACTGAGCCGTGCCTTGCCACAGAGATTAAAATAGAAAGAGAGCAGGGAAGATTTCAGTAGTGCTTAATATTCAATGGCATAAGAATGAAGATCACCACTGGATGTATATGACACGcaaacataaattaatatttataagCGCTATACATTCTTATGGGATATTGTTtgcaaaggaagaaaaagtaTGTTCTTAattatttgtgtgatttcaAAGCTGAGATGTTCCcttatcttctcttttttttctccttttctgtccTCACTAATTTTTTCTCGTCTGGTCATTAACGTGAAGTGAAAATTTagtgctttatttatatatttttctcattacgactaatgtgaaatatttaagtttttttaatttctgacCACTTTTATACCAAGCTGTTTGGCAACTTTATTCAAAATTTTGGAATACTTGTTATGAAGTAGCACCGGGTCCGGACTTGAAGGAAATGGTAcacaataactttatttattgagCTCAATGTAGGGGTTGCAGTGTTGCTTTAAAGTTGCTGTAAGCTGGATCTAATGAAGACAAAAGCAGACTGTTTCGAAAAGTATAAACTTATTTACGCTCAACAAAGTGAAACTGGCAAAAGGAGTCATGCACTGGAAGCCAAAATACTCTTACACACAAcctaatttatatatttaacatgtacggcttttttttaatcctgtaTCTTCTTTTGATTTTTCACTTCTTGCATGACCCTCTACTCACATTTGCATGTGCTGATAATGCACAGTGTAGAGGTATTCTTGTTTTGGAGGGATACCATGTTGTCTGGCAGCCctgttagacctttttttttttttttaactcttgtGTTTGTATCTTACTAATGTGCAAGTGTATATAGAACTCCTTAGTGGTTTGATGTGTATAGATGAGGTAATTTTGGGCTTTGTAGATCTGTTTGCATTGTATATTtgcattaaatttaaaatggaACCACATTCCTCTACACTGCTGTTTGCTTTTCATTAAAACAGATACAATGTAAAGGTGTGAAACTTTGTGTGGTCTTTTAGgttaagacatttttctgataGAACTGTTATTGAGTTGAATAACTACATCTTGACCAATCAGTGTTGCCAATTTTACTGGCTAATTTCAATTTgtaatgtatgaatgtaaatgttggcccatacatttaaaaaaagaaattgcagtACATTTCCCAGATAGCAAAGAGTCATTGAAACAATGTTGATTTTCCATCTGAATCATCAGAATGGTTGATATTGAAATCTCAATGCTAAATCAATGTTGAATCACTGTTACAATAGCGATGAAACCCAACGTTGATAACAGCGACATTGAAATAACATTGatttacagttattattataattgattGAGCATCGATTCCTGGTTGACAATGTGATGATACTGATGTTGAAAAGTCATTGATTTAGAGTTGACCGGGAAATTACATGTTGTTGAAAAACCATCAATTTATAGTTGACCGGGAAAGATGATTGAAAAGTCATTGAATTAGAGTTGACCGGGAGACCATCGTGTGTTAGACCAACGTTTCTGCACTCCGCACATCTAATTTCTGAATCCATATCAGGTAAGCATACATTTATCTACATTTATCTAATGTTTGAATGCTGAATTGTACCCAATTGATGTTCGCAAACGTGTAACATTATAGTTTATTTACATAGTGCAGCATATGCAGTCAGTCGAGTGCTGTCAGAACTTCTACCATTCATTTATAAATTAATACACTTACACACTTGTTGCAGCACCACAGCAAGTTCATTCAAGCGCTTCATAAACACTCAGAAGTTATAAAGCAAGCATTTGTGTACCGGTTTATTTCGTGGTAATGTTAgctataaataaacagaatgtTAAAATATTGATGAAGTGTATACATAACCTTAGCATTAGCGTTAGCATTAGCGTTAGCTCTCTAAGATAGCCTGCCTTGTTAACTGTAGATGAGGACAATGTTATCTAGGATCAGCGATCGAGGATACATACAGCCCATATTATCGATCAATTTAAAAGCAATATGACCAATTTGCAGCCATTTTATTAATTACAGAGCCATTACAAAAGATACGTTAACTTTTCTTCTGATGTGGGCATTTACTTATTGAATAttataagataaagataaagtcACAATACATGCACAGTAACAGCAGATTCAGTCACACCAAATCCACTCTGACATACACTGTGTTTCTATGGTTACAGAAACACTCTTATCTTTGCTGTAATGTTATCAGGACTGTGGTTGGTTGTTAGTTAAATTGCTGTTTACTTAAcctctttttgtcctttttacaGTTCATTGATCCTCATCATTTATCAAGTAAGCAAGTATTTTATGCCTTATTTGTGttcctttttaatattttaatctgCACAATTGCACAATAGCATGTAATAGCTATTTAActgacagtttgtgttttgcttgtgttttctgttttggatGCCCTGACACTACAAATGGGGACTGCAAACGAATTTGCCTTTTCTCAGGCAGATCAGAAATGGCTGCATTACACCCTAGACCAGTCAGGAGGGATTGGATGCCCTTAAAAGCTTTGAAATTTGGTGAAAtttattgattaaataaatgaatgtttgtttaaaaatatattttgtgtggATTTGTCATTTGCTATTAGATAAAAACCTGTTTAATAAGGCCTATCATATTTAGGCCTATGTCTATAACACCCTGACTGTAGATAAAGCAGGATTTGTATTATTAGCCTATTTTTATATAGGCATATTTAGTAATTGTggtttaatattattatatttaatattgaacTATCATTGA from Scomber scombrus chromosome 16, fScoSco1.1, whole genome shotgun sequence includes the following:
- the grinaa gene encoding glutamate receptor, ionotropic, N-methyl D-aspartate-associated protein 1a (glutamate binding), with translation MSQDKSGYPIMGETNPLHNNVYGPPQPGFGMPPPNYSQAPGGPYPPAAGYGQPGFAQAGPGFVPGPYPQMPYPQMPYPQGPYPQGPYQQGPTQPGFPGEPIAPAGSPGYHGDVPPSYYDNDEFTNSGFEDKTIRRAFIRKVFMVLTVQLLVTFSFVAVFTFVDDAKDFVRRNTWTYYVSYAVFFVSLIVLSCCGEFRRKHPWNLVALSILTLSLSYMVGMIASFYNTETVIIAVGITAVVCFTVVIFSLQTKYDFTSCWGVLFVCLIVLLVFSILCIFIRSNILHIVYASLGALLFTCFLAVDTQLLLGNKKLALSPEEYVFAALNLYTDIINIFLYILAIVGRTRD